The Acidobacteriota bacterium genome has a segment encoding these proteins:
- the gltA gene encoding NADPH-dependent glutamate synthase, with protein MPQRPAAERNRDFAEVNLGLSAGEAVLEARRCLDCAKPGCVSGCPVGIDIPTFVKLVEKGDFAAAAAKIRESNSLPAVCGRVCPQETQCEEKCLLRKASGAAVGIGGLERFVSDQERTSGGAVLPPLGPPTGRKAAVVGAGPAGLTVAGELARAGHRVTVFEALHEAGGVLVYGIPEFRLPKGILVAEVAYLKRLGVEFRLNFVVGLTATIDDLRAEGYEAFFVGSGAGLPNFMNIPGENLVGVYSANEYLTRVNLMRAYDFPRYDTPVSPGRRAAVIGGGNVALDSVRTAKRLGAEQALIIYRRSRAEMPARVEEVHHAEEEGVEFHFLTAPTRYIGDERGRLKAMECLRMELGEPDASGRRRPVPVAGSEFRTEVDLVVVACGQSPNPLIPRTTPGLSVGKWGTIDVDWATMATSVPGVYAGGDIVRGGATVILAMGDARTAAAAMDRLLRRGPG; from the coding sequence ATGCCGCAGCGCCCGGCGGCGGAACGGAACAGGGATTTCGCCGAGGTCAACCTGGGCCTCAGCGCCGGGGAGGCCGTGCTGGAGGCCCGCCGCTGCCTCGATTGCGCCAAGCCCGGCTGCGTCAGCGGCTGTCCCGTGGGCATCGACATACCGACCTTCGTCAAGCTCGTCGAGAAGGGCGATTTCGCCGCCGCGGCGGCCAAGATCAGGGAATCCAACAGCCTGCCGGCAGTCTGCGGCCGGGTCTGCCCGCAGGAGACCCAGTGCGAGGAGAAATGCCTCCTCCGGAAGGCCTCGGGCGCGGCGGTCGGCATCGGCGGCCTCGAACGCTTCGTCTCCGACCAGGAGCGGACCTCGGGCGGGGCGGTCCTGCCGCCGCTGGGGCCGCCGACCGGGCGCAAGGCCGCCGTTGTCGGGGCCGGGCCGGCCGGGCTGACCGTGGCCGGCGAGCTGGCCCGGGCCGGGCACCGGGTGACCGTTTTCGAGGCTCTCCACGAGGCGGGCGGCGTCCTCGTCTACGGCATTCCCGAGTTCCGCCTGCCCAAGGGCATCCTGGTCGCCGAGGTCGCTTATCTCAAGAGGCTGGGGGTCGAGTTCCGCCTGAACTTCGTGGTCGGCCTGACCGCCACGATCGACGACCTCCGGGCCGAAGGCTACGAGGCCTTTTTCGTCGGCAGCGGAGCGGGGCTCCCCAACTTCATGAACATCCCCGGCGAGAACCTGGTCGGCGTCTATTCAGCCAACGAGTACCTGACCCGCGTCAACTTGATGCGGGCCTACGATTTCCCGCGCTACGACACCCCCGTGTCCCCCGGCCGCCGGGCCGCCGTCATCGGCGGCGGCAACGTGGCCCTCGATTCGGTCCGGACGGCCAAGCGCCTCGGGGCCGAGCAGGCCCTGATCATCTACCGCCGGTCGAGGGCCGAGATGCCGGCCCGCGTCGAGGAGGTCCATCACGCCGAGGAGGAGGGCGTCGAGTTCCACTTCCTGACCGCGCCGACGCGCTATATCGGCGACGAGCGCGGCCGGCTGAAGGCCATGGAGTGCCTGCGCATGGAGCTCGGCGAACCGGACGCGTCCGGCCGCCGGAGGCCCGTGCCCGTGGCCGGCTCGGAGTTCAGGACCGAGGTCGACCTGGTCGTCGTGGCCTGCGGCCAGAGCCCGAACCCCCTCATCCCCCGGACGACGCCCGGCCTGAGCGTCGGCAAGTGGGGCACGATCGACGTCGACTGGGCCACGATGGCGACCTCCGTCCCGGGCGTCTACGCCGGCGGCGACATCGTCCGCGGCGGCGCGACCGTCATCCTGGCCATGGGCGACGCCCGGACCGCCGCGGCGGCCATGGACCGCCTCCTCAGGCGGGGCCCGGGGTGA
- a CDS encoding amidohydrolase gives MSKSRPLALILAVVLIGLAAGCGGRPAAAPADLILTNAAVVAMAGTRPRAEALAIAGGRIVFVGDGREALALRGEATRVADLGGRLVLPAFQDSHIHLIMGGIELGLCDLNGLGTKDEVLARVRDYAAARPDAAWITGGGWDLPLFPQANPRKEDLDALVPGRPVILDSADGHSAWVNSRALALAGITGDTPDPAGGRIERDPGTGVPTGTLRESAADLVEKLVPPLQPGDYIKGLRAGMAMANRFGIASIVEASAGPELLDAYAALDRGGELSVRVLASLYVDTGKGVSEVRRLAGLRRSYAGRRLKATAAKIFADGVMEPHTAALLEPYVDRPGDRGAPLLGPEAFDELARALDLAGFQIHVHAIGDRAVRMSLDAFEAAGRANGFRDMRHHIAHLELLDPADIPRFKRLGAAANFQALWAYPDTYITDLTLPILGPARSRWLYPIGSVARTGAVIVGGSDWSVSSMNPLLAIQVALTRRGPDAPPGEAWIPEERADLATMLRAYTANGAWLCREEKTRGTLEPGKAADLIVLDRDLFAMPPAEIGRAKVLLTLLEGREVFRDPSFRD, from the coding sequence ATGTCGAAATCACGTCCCCTGGCCCTGATCCTCGCCGTCGTCCTGATCGGCCTGGCCGCCGGGTGCGGCGGGCGCCCGGCCGCCGCGCCGGCCGACCTAATCCTGACGAACGCCGCGGTGGTTGCCATGGCCGGGACCCGGCCGCGGGCCGAGGCCCTGGCGATTGCCGGCGGCCGGATCGTCTTCGTCGGCGACGGGCGCGAGGCCCTGGCCCTGCGGGGCGAAGCCACCCGCGTCGCCGACCTCGGCGGCCGGCTGGTCCTGCCCGCCTTCCAGGACTCCCACATCCACCTGATCATGGGCGGCATCGAGCTCGGCCTCTGCGACCTCAACGGCCTCGGGACCAAGGACGAGGTCCTGGCCAGGGTCCGCGACTACGCCGCGGCCCGCCCGGACGCGGCCTGGATCACGGGCGGCGGCTGGGACCTGCCGCTCTTCCCCCAGGCCAACCCGCGCAAGGAGGACCTCGACGCCCTCGTCCCCGGCCGGCCGGTCATCCTGGACTCGGCCGACGGCCATTCCGCCTGGGTCAATTCGCGGGCCCTGGCCCTGGCCGGGATCACCGGGGACACTCCGGACCCCGCCGGCGGCCGCATCGAGCGCGATCCCGGGACGGGCGTCCCGACCGGGACCCTCCGGGAGAGCGCCGCGGACCTGGTCGAGAAGCTCGTTCCACCGCTCCAGCCCGGGGATTATATAAAGGGATTGAGGGCCGGCATGGCCATGGCCAACCGGTTCGGAATCGCCTCGATCGTCGAAGCCAGCGCCGGTCCGGAGCTCCTGGACGCCTACGCGGCCCTCGACCGCGGCGGCGAGCTCTCGGTCCGGGTCCTGGCCTCGCTTTACGTCGATACCGGCAAGGGGGTCTCCGAGGTCCGGCGCCTGGCCGGCCTCCGCCGCAGCTACGCCGGGAGGCGGCTCAAGGCTACGGCGGCCAAGATCTTCGCCGACGGCGTCATGGAGCCGCACACCGCCGCCCTGCTCGAGCCGTACGTCGACCGGCCCGGCGACCGGGGCGCGCCCCTGCTCGGGCCCGAGGCCTTCGACGAGCTGGCCCGGGCCCTCGACCTGGCCGGCTTCCAGATACATGTCCACGCCATCGGCGACCGGGCCGTCCGCATGTCGCTCGACGCCTTCGAGGCCGCCGGCCGGGCCAACGGCTTCCGGGACATGCGCCATCATATCGCCCACCTTGAGCTCCTCGACCCGGCCGACATCCCGCGCTTCAAGCGCCTGGGCGCGGCGGCCAACTTCCAGGCCCTCTGGGCCTACCCGGACACCTACATCACCGACCTGACCCTGCCTATCCTCGGCCCGGCCCGCTCGCGCTGGCTCTACCCGATCGGCAGCGTCGCCCGGACCGGGGCGGTCATCGTCGGGGGCAGCGACTGGTCGGTCTCGTCCATGAACCCGCTCCTGGCCATCCAGGTCGCCCTGACTCGGCGGGGCCCCGACGCGCCCCCGGGCGAGGCCTGGATCCCGGAGGAGCGGGCCGATCTGGCGACCATGCTCCGGGCCTACACCGCGAACGGGGCCTGGCTGTGCCGCGAGGAGAAGACCCGGGGCACGCTCGAGCCCGGCAAGGCCGCCGACCTCATCGTTCTCGACCGCGACCTCTTCGCCATGCCGCCGGCCGAGATCGGCCGGGCCAAGGTGCTCCTGACGCTTCTCGAGGGCCGGGAGGTTTTCCGCGATCCCTCCTTCCGCGACTGA
- a CDS encoding antibiotic biosynthesis monooxygenase produces the protein MFVRMTTLMFHADRADEGIRLFEQSVVPAARAQKGFRGVYLLADRPAGRCIALTFWDDEASAVANEENRYYQEQLVKFMPLFTSAPVREGYEVVVESR, from the coding sequence ATGTTCGTGCGCATGACGACGCTGATGTTCCATGCCGACAGGGCCGACGAAGGGATCCGCCTCTTCGAACAGAGCGTCGTCCCCGCGGCCAGGGCCCAGAAGGGCTTCCGGGGGGTCTATCTCCTGGCCGACCGGCCGGCCGGCCGCTGCATCGCCCTGACCTTCTGGGACGACGAGGCCTCGGCCGTGGCCAACGAGGAGAACCGCTACTACCAGGAACAGCTGGTCAAGTTCATGCCGCTCTTCACCTCGGCGCCCGTCCGCGAGGGTTACGAGGTCGTCGTCGAATCCCGTTAA